The Sorangiineae bacterium MSr11367 genome window below encodes:
- a CDS encoding Flp family type IVb pilin, whose translation MNKDIMQLVKDEKGATAIEYGLLLVAILLIVAGAYKKLGKAVKGAANDAKGEF comes from the coding sequence ATGAACAAAGACATCATGCAGCTGGTCAAGGACGAGAAGGGTGCAACCGCCATCGAATACGGCCTGCTCCTCGTCGCCATTCTCCTGATCGTCGCCGGCGCCTACAAGAAGCTCGGCAAGGCGGTCAAGGGCGCTGCGAACGACGCCAAGGGCGAGTTCTGA